In the genome of Kitasatospora cathayae, one region contains:
- a CDS encoding AfsR/SARP family transcriptional regulator, giving the protein MRFSLLGPVAVRRGDRVVPVGGPKVRALLAALLLQANRAVSPSSLQGALWGEEPPVTAASSLANHVMRLRRALEAEAEDGSRLSATPYGPLLRVDEGELDVREFTGLLTLAREARGRRDWPAVSGHAGAAMALWRGRPLSDLPVLHTLEAEVRHLCEAHLQALEWYFEAELELGRHTEVTPELSRWAAEHPLHESLHVLLVTALYRGGRQAEALEVFETVRTALAEELGVDPGPALRAVHQRVLTADPLLLKEQSKEQRKARPVPEAGLVTAPPAPSAPAQLPLDATLFTGRKNELRRLRAVLEQAADGNGPGVVAVTGMGGVGKSALAVHAAHLLRDRFPDGQLHLDLRGHGTATPRTAHELLASVLTDLAVALPEDTGHRAALLRSVLAERRVLLLLDNARDSGQVLPLLPGTGHSAAIVTSRSTLTDLPTPHHLSLAPMDVEEQRALLCALCGSDRVEQDLDAALRILAACGGLPLALRIVGARLAARPAWPLATLADRLAPEGPGRLSTLAAGHLQVRATFAASYLALRDSESPGEREAARAFRLLGLWSGQTVGPADAAALLDRDPARAEELLEQLVDAHLLQTPAPLRYRLHDLLAEYAVECAEADESEQEREAARLRMCVWYALALENARLAIPEGGQLPPRLGQEPPAPLPVFTDEAQALAWCRRELAGIGEAIRQAGESRRFDLAWRMAVWLLGYMRTSWWTGHWESYLQQALDIAHGRAERHDEQHAAQHDDRLGRAWLLRSLGACHGMSRRPDRAIEAFEEALTLFDDPESQAATLAYLSVAHGAAGHGDQALTHARAALDLHLSSGGNRHRTAIFMSTMADALRVSGHLDEAELHYREAIVLWRDHGDANGTAVVLTNHGDVLRELGRRDDAFAALDEALATFRRIGNAALTAECLVTMARTHARFDEWTQGRARIHEAIDVADRHHLGSWLHEAREVHDMIELGVIESTWPADR; this is encoded by the coding sequence GTGCGTTTCAGCTTGCTCGGCCCGGTCGCGGTGCGGCGGGGCGATCGGGTGGTGCCGGTGGGCGGGCCGAAGGTCCGGGCGCTGCTGGCTGCGTTGTTGTTGCAGGCGAACCGGGCGGTGTCGCCGAGCAGTCTTCAGGGCGCGCTGTGGGGCGAGGAGCCGCCGGTGACCGCGGCGTCCTCGCTGGCCAATCATGTGATGCGGCTGCGGCGGGCGTTGGAGGCCGAGGCCGAGGATGGGTCGCGGCTGTCCGCGACCCCGTACGGGCCGCTGCTGCGGGTGGACGAGGGGGAGCTGGACGTCCGGGAGTTCACCGGTCTGCTCACCCTCGCCCGCGAGGCCCGTGGGCGGCGGGACTGGCCGGCCGTGAGCGGGCACGCCGGCGCGGCCATGGCGTTGTGGCGCGGTCGGCCGCTGTCGGACCTTCCGGTCCTGCACACGTTGGAGGCCGAGGTCAGGCACCTGTGCGAGGCGCATCTGCAGGCCCTGGAGTGGTACTTCGAGGCGGAGCTGGAGCTGGGGCGGCACACCGAGGTGACTCCGGAGCTGAGCCGTTGGGCGGCCGAGCACCCGCTGCACGAGTCGCTGCACGTCCTGCTCGTCACCGCGCTGTACCGCGGCGGGCGCCAGGCCGAGGCGCTCGAGGTGTTCGAGACCGTGCGCACGGCGCTGGCCGAGGAGCTGGGCGTGGATCCGGGCCCGGCCCTGCGGGCCGTTCACCAACGGGTGCTGACCGCCGACCCGCTCCTGTTGAAGGAGCAGTCGAAGGAACAACGGAAGGCACGGCCGGTCCCCGAAGCCGGCCTCGTGACGGCGCCGCCCGCGCCGTCGGCACCAGCCCAACTGCCGCTGGACGCAACGCTGTTCACCGGACGCAAGAACGAACTGCGCCGGCTGCGCGCAGTGCTGGAGCAGGCCGCGGACGGGAACGGCCCCGGCGTGGTGGCCGTGACCGGCATGGGCGGCGTCGGCAAGAGCGCGCTCGCCGTCCACGCCGCCCACCTGCTGCGCGACCGCTTCCCGGACGGGCAGCTCCACCTGGACCTGCGCGGCCACGGCACCGCGACCCCGCGCACCGCGCACGAGCTGCTCGCGTCCGTGTTGACCGACCTCGCCGTAGCCCTGCCCGAGGACACCGGCCACCGGGCGGCGCTGCTGCGCTCGGTGCTCGCCGAGCGGCGCGTGCTGCTGCTCCTTGACAACGCCCGCGACAGCGGGCAGGTGCTCCCGCTGCTGCCCGGCACCGGCCACAGCGCGGCGATCGTCACCAGCCGCTCCACCCTCACCGACCTGCCGACCCCCCACCACCTGTCGCTCGCCCCCATGGACGTCGAGGAGCAGCGCGCCCTGCTGTGCGCGCTGTGCGGCAGCGACCGGGTCGAGCAGGACCTCGACGCCGCGCTGCGGATCCTGGCGGCCTGTGGGGGCCTGCCGCTGGCCCTGCGCATCGTCGGCGCCCGGCTGGCCGCCCGACCGGCCTGGCCGCTGGCGACCCTCGCCGACCGGCTCGCCCCCGAGGGGCCCGGTCGCCTGAGCACCCTGGCGGCAGGGCACCTCCAGGTCCGCGCCACCTTCGCCGCCAGCTACCTCGCCCTGCGGGACAGCGAGTCGCCCGGCGAGCGAGAGGCCGCGCGGGCCTTCCGCCTCCTCGGTCTGTGGTCCGGTCAGACGGTCGGCCCGGCCGACGCCGCCGCCCTCCTCGACCGCGACCCCGCGCGGGCCGAGGAGCTGCTCGAACAGCTCGTCGACGCCCACCTGCTCCAGACCCCGGCCCCGCTGCGCTACCGCCTCCACGACCTGCTCGCCGAGTACGCCGTCGAATGCGCCGAGGCCGACGAGAGCGAGCAGGAGCGCGAGGCGGCGCGGCTGCGGATGTGCGTCTGGTACGCGCTGGCCCTGGAGAACGCCCGCCTGGCCATTCCCGAGGGCGGCCAACTGCCGCCCCGGCTCGGCCAGGAGCCGCCCGCCCCGCTGCCCGTCTTCACCGACGAGGCCCAGGCCCTCGCCTGGTGCCGGCGCGAACTCGCCGGCATCGGCGAGGCCATCCGGCAGGCCGGGGAGAGCCGCCGCTTCGACCTCGCCTGGCGGATGGCCGTCTGGCTCCTCGGCTACATGCGGACCTCCTGGTGGACCGGCCACTGGGAGAGCTACCTCCAGCAGGCGCTCGACATCGCCCACGGACGCGCCGAACGCCACGACGAACAGCACGCCGCACAGCACGACGACCGGCTCGGCCGCGCCTGGCTGCTGCGCAGCCTGGGCGCATGCCACGGCATGTCCCGACGCCCCGACCGCGCCATCGAGGCCTTCGAGGAGGCCCTCACGCTGTTCGACGACCCCGAGAGCCAGGCCGCCACCCTCGCCTACCTGTCGGTGGCGCACGGTGCGGCCGGCCACGGCGACCAGGCCCTCACCCACGCCCGCGCGGCCCTCGACCTCCACCTGAGCAGCGGCGGCAACCGGCACCGCACCGCGATCTTCATGAGCACCATGGCCGACGCCCTGCGGGTGTCCGGGCACCTCGACGAGGCCGAACTGCATTACCGCGAGGCGATCGTGCTGTGGCGCGACCACGGGGACGCCAACGGCACCGCCGTCGTCCTGACCAACCACGGCGACGTGCTGCGCGAACTCGGCCGCCGCGACGACGCGTTCGCGGCCCTCGACGAGGCCCTCGCGACCTTCCGGCGCATCGGCAACGCCGCCCTCACCGCCGAGTGCCTGGTCACGATGGCCCGCACCCACGCCCGCTTCGACGAGTGGACGCAGGGCCGCGCCCGCATCCACGAGGCGATCGACGTCGCCGACCGCCACCACCTGGGGTCCTGGCTCCACGAGGCGCGTGAGGTCCACGACATGATCGAACTCGGCGTGATCGAAAGCACCTGGCCCGCGGACCGCTGA
- a CDS encoding polysaccharide deacetylase family protein produces MDFRARMGKLGNGSRVAIAVAVVAVAATAWVVPTVTESTAAPHQNVAQQGESNDGDHSGQDGAQGSGGGGGTQQGRIPEGIAHASETGGNAVNITIDDGPDPVWTPKVLDVLKRYGVKATFCMIGPQAKAHPDLVKQVVAAGHRLCDHTVDHDTTMDKKPVAYQEKEILDAKKMIEQAAGGGAEVMYYRAPGGAFTPDSRRIAAANGMRPLGWNVDSKDFSKPGTAAIVDTVKKEIGNGPTILFHDGGGDRQQTVEALGQVLGWLKAQGRPTGFPVQTTP; encoded by the coding sequence ATGGACTTCAGGGCGCGCATGGGGAAGCTGGGCAACGGTTCGCGGGTGGCCATAGCGGTGGCGGTCGTCGCCGTGGCGGCGACCGCCTGGGTGGTGCCGACGGTCACCGAATCGACCGCCGCTCCCCATCAGAACGTCGCGCAGCAGGGGGAGTCGAACGACGGCGACCACAGCGGCCAGGACGGCGCCCAGGGCAGCGGCGGTGGCGGCGGTACGCAGCAGGGGCGCATACCGGAGGGCATAGCCCACGCCTCCGAGACCGGGGGCAACGCCGTCAACATCACCATCGACGACGGCCCGGACCCGGTCTGGACCCCGAAGGTCCTCGACGTGCTCAAGCGGTACGGCGTGAAGGCGACGTTCTGCATGATCGGGCCTCAGGCCAAGGCCCACCCCGACCTGGTCAAGCAGGTCGTCGCGGCCGGCCACCGGCTCTGCGACCACACCGTGGACCACGACACCACCATGGACAAGAAGCCCGTCGCCTACCAGGAGAAGGAGATCCTGGACGCGAAGAAGATGATCGAGCAGGCCGCGGGCGGCGGTGCCGAAGTGATGTACTACCGGGCCCCCGGCGGCGCGTTCACGCCCGACAGCCGACGCATCGCCGCGGCGAACGGCATGCGCCCGCTCGGCTGGAACGTCGACTCGAAGGACTTCAGCAAGCCCGGCACGGCCGCCATCGTCGACACCGTCAAGAAGGAGATCGGCAACGGCCCGACCATCCTGTTCCACGACGGGGGCGGCGACCGTCAGCAGACCGTCGAGGCCCTCGGCCAGGTGCTCGGCTGGCTGAAGGCGCAGGGCCGTCCCACCGGCTTCCCGGTCCAGACCACCCCGTGA
- a CDS encoding RBBP9/YdeN family alpha/beta hydrolase: MPDRVTYLVLPGYQNSGPAHWQTRWEAAEPETFRRVEQADWDHPEQQDWVARVDAAVHSAAAEGPVVLVAHSLGCITAARWVAGASVERTAAVRGALLVAPADVDTAEVPELLGFRPVALERFPFPTLVVASTDDPWVTPERARQFAEAWGARYVEPGAYGHVNSDSGLGDWPEGRKLLAEL, from the coding sequence ATGCCCGACCGCGTCACCTACCTCGTCCTGCCCGGCTACCAGAACTCCGGCCCCGCGCACTGGCAGACCCGCTGGGAGGCCGCCGAGCCGGAGACCTTCCGCCGGGTCGAGCAGGCGGACTGGGACCACCCGGAGCAGCAGGACTGGGTGGCCCGGGTGGACGCGGCGGTGCACTCGGCCGCCGCCGAGGGGCCGGTGGTGCTGGTCGCGCACAGCCTGGGCTGCATCACGGCGGCCCGCTGGGTCGCGGGTGCGTCGGTCGAGCGGACCGCCGCCGTGCGGGGCGCGCTGCTGGTCGCCCCGGCGGACGTCGACACCGCCGAGGTGCCGGAGCTGCTGGGCTTCCGGCCGGTGGCGCTGGAGCGTTTCCCGTTCCCGACCCTGGTGGTCGCCTCCACCGACGACCCGTGGGTGACCCCCGAGCGGGCCCGGCAGTTCGCCGAGGCCTGGGGCGCGCGGTACGTCGAGCCGGGCGCCTACGGGCACGTCAACTCGGACTCCGGGCTGGGTGACTGGCCGGAGGGCCGGAAACTCCTCGCGGAGCTGTGA
- a CDS encoding DJ-1/PfpI family protein: protein MTSKILLVTGDAAESLEVFYPYQRLREEGYQVDIAAPTKKRLQFVVHDFVDGYDTYTEKPGYTWPADLALADVDPADYVALVIPGGRAPEYLRNDPDVQRIARHFFEGDKPVAQICHGPLITAAAGVLDGRRTSAYPALAPDIKAAGAEFVEGEAVVDGVVVSARAWPDHPAWLRAFIEVLRTKAPLS from the coding sequence ATGACATCGAAGATCCTGCTCGTCACCGGGGACGCCGCCGAGTCGCTGGAGGTGTTCTACCCGTACCAGCGGCTGCGCGAGGAGGGCTACCAGGTCGACATCGCGGCCCCGACCAAGAAACGCCTGCAGTTCGTGGTGCACGACTTCGTGGACGGCTACGACACGTACACGGAGAAGCCCGGCTACACCTGGCCCGCCGACCTCGCCCTGGCCGACGTCGACCCGGCCGACTACGTCGCCCTGGTCATCCCCGGAGGCCGCGCGCCCGAGTACCTGCGAAACGACCCGGACGTGCAGCGGATCGCCCGGCACTTCTTCGAAGGGGACAAGCCGGTCGCCCAGATCTGCCACGGCCCGCTGATCACCGCCGCCGCCGGGGTGCTCGACGGCCGCCGCACCTCCGCCTACCCCGCGCTCGCCCCGGACATCAAGGCGGCGGGCGCCGAGTTCGTGGAGGGCGAGGCGGTGGTGGACGGCGTGGTCGTCTCGGCCCGGGCCTGGCCCGACCACCCGGCGTGGCTGCGGGCCTTCATCGAGGTCCTGCGCACCAAGGCCCCGCTCTCCTGA
- a CDS encoding serine hydrolase domain-containing protein: MTADPTVPRRGRRRPALRAALTIAAGAGLLATLAPAAVARPVGSSSASGCHGAVHLTAADRADRTDSAEGRADWAAADAALAGLTGPGYGTSALGAVRENGRLVWRNATGVADLGTGRPADPDGRFRIGSTTKTFVATTLLQLVGERRLDLDDRLECLLPGVVPNSTAITVRQLLNHTSGIANYTQDPAFEFTDQDWLTDRRFQPYSLQALVDIADRYPPAFPPGRDWGYSNTNFVLIGMIIEKLTGHSWQEEVTRRIIRPLHLTGTSMPGNSPFIPGPHAHGYLKTDAGPADVTLLDPSMAGSAGAGISTTADLTTFVGALLGGRLLPPAELAEMQRTSPNGGGRSYGLGLQRVDTPCGTFWGHAGGIPGYSTLMLGSADGKRQFAASLTVYDVGDGTAANAAWNRLTATALCGTQAPALDPSAVPGPVPDLARPGS, translated from the coding sequence ATGACCGCCGATCCGACCGTCCCCCGCCGCGGACGCCGCCGACCCGCCCTGCGGGCCGCCCTCACGATCGCCGCGGGCGCCGGCCTGCTGGCCACCCTCGCTCCGGCCGCCGTCGCCCGGCCCGTCGGCAGCTCCTCGGCGTCCGGCTGCCACGGCGCCGTCCACCTCACCGCCGCCGACCGCGCCGACCGGACGGACTCCGCCGAGGGCCGGGCCGACTGGGCGGCCGCGGACGCCGCCCTGGCCGGCCTCACCGGGCCCGGCTACGGCACCTCCGCCCTCGGCGCCGTCCGGGAGAACGGCCGGCTGGTCTGGCGCAACGCCACCGGCGTCGCGGACCTCGGCACCGGCCGGCCCGCCGACCCGGACGGCCGCTTCCGGATCGGCAGCACCACCAAGACCTTCGTCGCCACCACGCTGCTCCAACTCGTCGGCGAGCGGCGGCTGGACCTCGACGACCGGCTGGAGTGCCTGCTGCCCGGCGTCGTCCCCAACAGCACCGCGATCACCGTCCGGCAACTGCTCAACCACACCAGCGGCATCGCCAACTACACCCAGGACCCGGCCTTCGAGTTCACCGACCAGGACTGGCTGACCGACCGCCGCTTCCAGCCGTACTCCCTCCAGGCCCTGGTCGACATCGCCGACAGGTACCCGCCGGCCTTCCCGCCGGGCCGGGACTGGGGCTACTCCAACACCAACTTCGTGCTGATCGGGATGATCATCGAGAAGCTCACCGGCCACAGCTGGCAGGAGGAGGTCACCCGCCGGATCATCCGCCCGCTCCACCTCACCGGCACCTCGATGCCCGGCAACTCGCCCTTCATCCCGGGCCCGCACGCCCACGGCTACCTCAAGACCGACGCCGGCCCGGCGGACGTCACCCTGCTCGACCCCTCGATGGCCGGCTCCGCCGGCGCCGGCATCTCCACCACCGCCGACCTCACCACCTTCGTCGGCGCCCTGCTCGGTGGCCGCCTGCTGCCCCCGGCCGAACTCGCCGAGATGCAGCGGACCAGCCCGAACGGCGGGGGCCGGAGCTACGGCCTCGGCCTCCAGAGGGTGGACACCCCGTGCGGCACCTTCTGGGGCCACGCCGGCGGCATCCCCGGCTACAGCACCCTGATGCTCGGCTCGGCGGACGGCAAGCGCCAGTTCGCCGCCTCCCTCACCGTCTACGACGTCGGGGACGGGACCGCCGCCAACGCCGCCTGGAACAGGCTGACCGCCACCGCCCTGTGCGGCACCCAGGCTCCGGCGCTCGACCCCTCCGCCGTACCCGGGCCGGTACCCGACCTCGCCCGCCCCGGGTCCTGA
- a CDS encoding gamma carbonic anhydrase family protein, translating into MAEPLIATVGGRAPAVDPGAFLAPNAVVVGDVTVAAGASIWYGAVLRGDAESITVGAGSNIQDNCTLHADPGFPLVVGERVSVGHNAVLHGCTVEDDALVGMNATVLNGARIGAGSLVAAGAVVTQGTDVPPGSLVAGVPAKVRRPLTEEEKAGIKVNGEGYLLLAEAHRQI; encoded by the coding sequence ATGGCCGAACCGCTGATCGCCACCGTCGGGGGCAGGGCGCCCGCCGTCGACCCGGGCGCCTTCCTCGCACCCAACGCCGTCGTCGTGGGTGACGTCACCGTCGCCGCCGGCGCGAGCATCTGGTACGGGGCGGTGCTGCGCGGCGACGCCGAGTCGATCACCGTCGGCGCGGGCAGCAACATCCAGGACAACTGCACCCTGCACGCCGACCCCGGCTTCCCGCTGGTGGTCGGCGAGCGCGTCTCGGTCGGCCACAACGCGGTGCTGCACGGCTGCACCGTCGAGGACGACGCCCTGGTGGGCATGAACGCGACCGTCCTCAACGGCGCCCGGATCGGCGCCGGCTCCCTGGTCGCCGCGGGCGCGGTGGTGACCCAGGGCACGGACGTCCCGCCCGGCTCCCTGGTCGCGGGCGTCCCCGCGAAGGTCCGCCGCCCGCTGACGGAGGAGGAGAAGGCCGGCATCAAGGTCAACGGCGAGGGCTACCTGCTCCTCGCCGAGGCCCACCGGCAGATCTAG
- a CDS encoding MarR family winged helix-turn-helix transcriptional regulator, with translation MVNGLVNAGYVTRTRPPEDKRSVLVGLTDAGRARHRQRRQALAEALHGDLADCDEDALDRVAEVLHRLSAVYPRL, from the coding sequence CTGGTCAACGGCCTGGTCAACGCGGGCTACGTCACCCGCACCCGCCCGCCCGAGGACAAGCGGTCCGTCCTGGTCGGCCTCACCGACGCCGGTCGCGCTCGCCACCGGCAGCGCCGGCAGGCCCTGGCCGAGGCCCTGCACGGCGACCTCGCCGACTGCGACGAGGACGCCCTCGACCGGGTCGCCGAGGTGCTGCACCGGCTGTCCGCCGTCTACCCTCGGCTGTAG